In Terriglobia bacterium, the genomic stretch CACGTATTGTTCTACATAATACCCATATGATAGCCGTTCAGCCCCATTCCGGCCGCACCCACCTGCCTTAAAAGTCTTACATTCTCGACCGTAGGCGAATGCGGTCGTCGCGGTAAACGCGATTTTGTTTGTGTCGCGGTGTTTAGTTCAGGTTCCCATTTTCCGCCAGCCTTTTCAGGGCGTCCCCTGTCACGCGGAAGATCGTCCATTCATCCATCGATACAGCGCCGAGGTTTTTGTAAAAGTCGATCGCCGGTTTATTCCAGTCCAGGACCGCCCATTCGAAACGTCCGCATTTGCGCTCGTTGGCAATTCTGGCGAGTTCCACCAGCATGGCGCGGCCGAATCCCTTTCCTCGCATTTCGGGAATCACGAACAGATCTTCCAGATAGAGGCCGGAGCGGCCGAGGAACGTGGAGAAATTATGGAAGAAAACCGCGAAGGCGACCGGTTGCTCGCCCGCATAACCGAGAAGAACTTCGGCAGCGGGCCGGGGACCGAAGAGACTCTGGCGCAGGGTCTCTTCGGTCATGACAGCCTCATGCGACAGCCGTTCATACTCGGCAAGTTGCCGGATGAACGAAAGAATCACCGGAACGTCGCGTTCGGCCGCCTGCCGGATTTGAAAGGCGCTACTCAACCGTAACGTGCGTTCGATCGTCTGCAGTGACGGTCTTTTTGACGTCGTAAACCCCGTGGCACCAGTCCCGATACTTCGGCACACGGCCGCGGACGACATCGAAATAGAGATGGCGCAGCCGCTGCGTCACGTCTCCGATTTTGCCGGTTCCCACCGTGCGGTGATCGACACGCGTGATCGCGCTGATCTGCGCGCCGGTGCCGCAGAAGAACATTTCGTCGGCCAGATAAAGCTCGGTGCGATCGATCGGCCGCTCCTGGACTTCCATCCGGAACTCGTCGCGAAGCAACTGAATGACCGTCCGGCGCGTGATGCCTTCGAGCACGTTGTCTGTAATCGGAGGTGTACACAGCACGCCATTGCGCAGCATGAAGAAATTCGCGGCCGATCCCTCGGAAACGTGGCCGTCGCCGTTCAGCACGATGGCTTCATCGAAGCCGGCGCGCACGGCGTCCGTCTTGATGAAAGCGGAATTGACGTAGGCGCCCGCGATCTTGCCGCGGGCCGGGATCGAGTTGTCGTCAATCCGGCGCCAGGAAGAGACCGTCACGTGCATGTTTTCTTCGTTCTTGTTGTACGAACCAAACGGCATGACAACGATCGTTGCGTCGGCGGTCAGGTCGTGAACGCGCACACCGATGATCTCGTCCGAATAAAAACCCAGCGGACGGATGTAAAGGTCTTCCTGGTAGCCTTCCGTCTGGATCAAGTTGACCAGCCCGTTCGTCAAATCGTCGCCGGAAAAGGGCAGCTCCATGCATAGCAGTTTCGCGGATTGCAGAAACCGCCGGAAATGGTCCTTCGGCCGAAAAACGAACAGCTGTTTTTCGTCCTTATTCCAGTAAGCACGGAGACCCCCGAATACCGCCGTTCCGTAATTCATGGCATGCATCAGCACGCCGAATTTCACGTCCGAATAAGGAACGATGCGGCCCTTATGAAACACGAAATTTGGCAACGAAGACACGGTTTTCACCTCAATTTTATTGATCAAAAGTCCGCAATCAGTCTACCACACGGACAGGCTCGGGAGCCTGCCGCGGCTCGACCTGGAAGGCGAGCAGGCTGACCAGACCGACGAAGAAGGCGGCACAGTAGAACGGCATTCCGTGGTTGATCCGTTCAAAGAGTGAGGTTGAAACCAGAGGCGCCAGGACCCTGGAAACTCCAGCAAACGTCTGAGCGATACCCATCGTGAGGCCGATTTCGGCTTTGTGAGAATGCCTCGACATCATCGCTGTTGTGGCCGGAAACAGAAGGGACGTCCCGATCGGCACCAGGGGAACAATAAACGCCAGCGACCAGAGACTCGGCGCCATGGGATAAGCCAGCAAGCCGAGGATCAATATTCCGGCGCCGGCCCGGATCGACCCCGGCTCGCCGATCCGGTCCACGATCGGACCGATCAAGGTGGATCGCATCAGAACCGAAAAGAATCCGACGTACAGGAAGACATATCCGATGGTTTTTTCGGTAATGCCGAAGTCCTTGTTCAGATACAGCGCCAGCACCGACGAAAGGCAGGAAAATGCAAACATCGCGACCGCGTAAATCAAGGTCAGGCGCTGCACCTGGCCTGTCGGGTTCCGGAGCACCGACCAGACTCCGTGCCAGACCGGTTTTCTCGGCGGGACCTCCGCATTTTCCGGCTTGGATTCCGGCAGCCATTTCCAGGCGCATATGGCGTTCGTCAAGCACAGGCCCGCCGCAATGTATCCAGGCCACTGCTGCCCCCAAAACGTGGCGAAGGACCCGAGCACCGGTCCGACCATCGTGCCGACGTTCGTCCCCGCGGAAAGCCATCCCAGGGAACGTGCGCGATCTTCCGGCGGGATGGTATCGCTGACATACGCCTGAAGGACGCCGGTGGTTCCGCCCCCGAGGCCCTGCACGATGCGGCACAGAAACAAAAGCCAGATCGAATTCGCAAAGCCGAATACCGCGAACGCCACAGTCGACGCGGTGAGCCCGACCAGCAACGCGGGCCGCCTGCCGTAACGATCGGATACGCGGCCCCACAGCGGAGCCGAAATCAGCTGCGCAATAAAGAAGGAGGAGATGATCGCGCCGATCGTGATGTCCGAAGCGTGGAACTTCAAGCCGTAGAATGGGATCAGAGGGAAAACCATGGCGCCGCCGATCATGTCGACCGTGGCCACGGCAATTAAAACCGTCAAGCGCTTGAATTGATCCGATTGAGCAGGCATAAACTAGCATTATGCACGATCAACACATCCAGGCGGCCCTCCGCCACCTTTGCCGGCGGGATCCCGTCATGCGGAAAGTCATCAAGGAAGCCGGCCCGTTTACCATGCGCCCGCATCGCAACCGCTTCCGGGCATTGGTCTATTCGATTCTCGGCCAGCAGATCTCCGGCAAAGCTGCTTCGGCGATAAGAAAGCGGCTTGTGGACCATCTGAAACCGGAAGAGATCGCGCCGCATACGATCGCGCGCCTCACTCCGGAAACCCTGCGCAGTCTGGGCATTTCGAGCCAGAAGGCGAGGTATCTGCTCGATCTCGCCGGCCGCGTCGCCGGCGGCGAAATCCGCCTGGATCGGATCGGGCGGCTGCGTGACGAAGAAGTCATCGAAACGCTGACTCAGGTGAAAGGAATCGGCGTCTGGACCGCCCAGATGTTTCTTATATTTTCGCTCGGCCGCCTTGATGTTTTCCCTCACGACGACCTGGGCGTGCGGGTCGCCATCCGCAACCTATATGGTCTGGATGAACTGCCCAACAAGGAAATCGGCCACCGGATCGCCGCTCCCTGGCGGCCGTATGCCAGCATCGCCAGCTGGTACTGCTGGCGCAGCCTGGAATTTAAGAAGCCCGACTGACACCTCTTGTGCTTCTTGTGGTTCCTTCCCTAATCTGTTCGCTTGAGAACCTTCAAATTGCGGCCGCTCCAAATCGTCACCGCATCGTTTCGAAAGTTCTACGAGGATGACGGAACTTTCCTGGCCAGCGGGCTGGCGTTCGGGCTTTTGTTTTACTCGGTTCCCTTTGCGCTTTTGACCGTATCCGTCCTGAGCCTCACGATCGGCCGGTCCGACGCGGCACTCGCATGGTTGCGCCGCTTATCCGCCAACATGATTCCCCACTCCCGCGACACCTTCGACAATTTCGTTGCATCGATTGTTGCAAAACGCGGCCTGCTGGGTTTCTTTGGTTTCATCGCTTTTCTTTTTGCCAGCAGCGCCACGTTTGGTTCTGTCCGCCTGGTGCTGAATCGTGTCTTCCGCGGCCGCGAACCCCGCGGAATTGTTCATGGCAAACTCATGGAAGTCGCGATGATGTTCGGCACCTCGCTCTTGTTTTTCATCATTTTCGGGGTCGTCTATATGATCAATCTGGTGGAAAGCTTTCTCGCAACTCTCTGGATCGAACAATACATTCATCCCGGGATCGTGCTGCTGGGATGGGTCGTGGGTCTTATGGCGACGTTCGCGCTTTTCTTCTTTTTGTATCGCTTTTCTCCATCCGAAACCCTCAGTCCTCCCGCGCTCATCGTGGCCTCTGCCACAGCGACGTGTCTCTTCCAGGTTTCCAAATGGGCCTTCGGCATCTATCTGCAATACGCGCAGACAACAACCGCCATTTACGGCGCACTCAGCGCCCTGGTGTTTTTCTTCCTCTGGCTGTACTACGCCTGTACTATCTTTGTTTTTTCCGCCGAAGTAGGCTGGGTCTTCGATTCGCAGCGTTAGGTGCACATCCTGGTGACAGGGTTGCTCCAGTCCGAATAGGTTTCGTCGTTTTTGTAAACGCGGACTTGAAAGGAATAGATGGTACCGGGCGTGAGGTTCTGGATTCGGGCTGGCCTCCTGGCTTGCTTCGAG encodes the following:
- a CDS encoding GNAT family N-acetyltransferase, which codes for MSSAFQIRQAAERDVPVILSFIRQLAEYERLSHEAVMTEETLRQSLFGPRPAAEVLLGYAGEQPVAFAVFFHNFSTFLGRSGLYLEDLFVIPEMRGKGFGRAMLVELARIANERKCGRFEWAVLDWNKPAIDFYKNLGAVSMDEWTIFRVTGDALKRLAENGNLN
- a CDS encoding branched-chain amino acid transaminase, yielding MSSLPNFVFHKGRIVPYSDVKFGVLMHAMNYGTAVFGGLRAYWNKDEKQLFVFRPKDHFRRFLQSAKLLCMELPFSGDDLTNGLVNLIQTEGYQEDLYIRPLGFYSDEIIGVRVHDLTADATIVVMPFGSYNKNEENMHVTVSSWRRIDDNSIPARGKIAGAYVNSAFIKTDAVRAGFDEAIVLNGDGHVSEGSAANFFMLRNGVLCTPPITDNVLEGITRRTVIQLLRDEFRMEVQERPIDRTELYLADEMFFCGTGAQISAITRVDHRTVGTGKIGDVTQRLRHLYFDVVRGRVPKYRDWCHGVYDVKKTVTADDRTHVTVE
- a CDS encoding MFS transporter — translated: MPAQSDQFKRLTVLIAVATVDMIGGAMVFPLIPFYGLKFHASDITIGAIISSFFIAQLISAPLWGRVSDRYGRRPALLVGLTASTVAFAVFGFANSIWLLFLCRIVQGLGGGTTGVLQAYVSDTIPPEDRARSLGWLSAGTNVGTMVGPVLGSFATFWGQQWPGYIAAGLCLTNAICAWKWLPESKPENAEVPPRKPVWHGVWSVLRNPTGQVQRLTLIYAVAMFAFSCLSSVLALYLNKDFGITEKTIGYVFLYVGFFSVLMRSTLIGPIVDRIGEPGSIRAGAGILILGLLAYPMAPSLWSLAFIVPLVPIGTSLLFPATTAMMSRHSHKAEIGLTMGIAQTFAGVSRVLAPLVSTSLFERINHGMPFYCAAFFVGLVSLLAFQVEPRQAPEPVRVVD
- a CDS encoding DNA-3-methyladenine glycosylase; this encodes MHDQHIQAALRHLCRRDPVMRKVIKEAGPFTMRPHRNRFRALVYSILGQQISGKAASAIRKRLVDHLKPEEIAPHTIARLTPETLRSLGISSQKARYLLDLAGRVAGGEIRLDRIGRLRDEEVIETLTQVKGIGVWTAQMFLIFSLGRLDVFPHDDLGVRVAIRNLYGLDELPNKEIGHRIAAPWRPYASIASWYCWRSLEFKKPD
- a CDS encoding YihY/virulence factor BrkB family protein — translated: MRTFKLRPLQIVTASFRKFYEDDGTFLASGLAFGLLFYSVPFALLTVSVLSLTIGRSDAALAWLRRLSANMIPHSRDTFDNFVASIVAKRGLLGFFGFIAFLFASSATFGSVRLVLNRVFRGREPRGIVHGKLMEVAMMFGTSLLFFIIFGVVYMINLVESFLATLWIEQYIHPGIVLLGWVVGLMATFALFFFLYRFSPSETLSPPALIVASATATCLFQVSKWAFGIYLQYAQTTTAIYGALSALVFFFLWLYYACTIFVFSAEVGWVFDSQR